From the Tetrapisispora phaffii CBS 4417 chromosome 10, complete genome genome, one window contains:
- the TPHA0J00660 gene encoding transaldolase (similar to Saccharomyces cerevisiae YGR043C and TAL1 (YLR354C); ancestral locus Anc_4.188): MAPVQKKQKISSLDQLKQMTTVVADTGDFESIAKFTPQDSTTNPSLILAASKKAEYAKLIDVAVAYGKANGKTVAEKTEAAVDRLLVEFGKEILKIVPGRVSTEVDARLSFDTDATVKKALQIIELYKSVGIAKERVLIKIASTWEGIHAAKILEAEHGIHCNLTLLFSFPQAVACAEAKVTLISPFVGRIMDWHKAQTGKTYDIPAEDPGVISVKSIYNYYKKYDYKTIVMGASFRNIGEIKGLAGVDYLTISPSLLEQLLNSTETIDKVLDAEAAKKMDIEKVSFINDESAFRFAFNEDAMSNDKLAEGIRKFSADIVTLFGMIEKKITA, from the coding sequence ATGGCTCCAGttcaaaagaaacaaaagatCTCTTCCCTAGATCAATTGAAGCAAATGACTACCGTCGTTGCTGACACTGGTGATTTCGAATCCATTGCTAAATTCACTCCACAAGACTCGACCACCAACCCTTCTTTGATCTTGGCTGCCTCCAAGAAGGCCGAATACGCTAAATTAATCGATGTCGCCGTCGCCTACGGTAAAGCCAATGGTAAGACCGTTGCTGAAAAGACTGAAGCTGCTGTCGACAGATTATTAGTCGAATTCGGtaaagaaattttaaagatcGTTCCAGGCAGAGTCTCCACCGAAGTCGATGCCAGATTATCTTTTGACACTGACGCTACGGTCAAGAAGGCTTTACAAATCATCGAGTTATACAAGAGTGTTGGTATTGCCAAAGAAAGAGTCTTGATTAAGATTGCTTCGACTTGGGAAGGTATTCACGCTGCTAAGATCTTAGAAGCTGAACACGGTATCCACTGTAACTTAACTTTATTATTCAGTTTCCCACAAGCCGTCGCTTGTGCTGAGGCCAAGGTCACTTTAATCTCTCCATTCGTCGGTAGAATTATGGACTGGCACAAGGCTCAAACTGGTAAGACATATGATATCCCAGCTGAAGATCCAGGTGTCATCTCCGTTAAGAGCATTTACAACTACTACAAGAAGTACGACTACAAGACCATTGTCATGGGTGCTTCTTTCAGAAACATCGGTGAAATTAAAGGTTTAGCTGGCGTCGACTACTTGACCATTTCCCCATCCTTGTTAGAACAATTATTAAACAGTACCGAAACTATCGACAAAGTCTTAGACGCTGAAGCCGCTAAGAAGATGGACATCGAAAAGGTCTCTTTCATTAACGATGAATCCGCTTTCAGATTCGCTTTCAACGAAGATGCTATGTCTAATGACAAATTAGCTGAAGGTATCAGAAAGTTCTCTGCTGATATCGTCACCTTATTCGGTATGAtcgaaaagaaaattacTGCTTAA
- the MCO32 gene encoding Mco32p (similar to Saccharomyces cerevisiae YGR053C; ancestral locus Anc_4.193), translated as MMIRSRIFARFQSSQRKIANLGSIVEYLRNDGIINLLDKNFEQKYIDENIRLRILYLRSNNDLINHYNICSGRRKYNGSINVVRLIMNNFLFDRKPHLHILSTETVVGQKAPSKTYEYVTDNDKIVIRWQTCVLNDNKTRYHRDGRYTKNNMHHLLQPHLVEKIRTQDETKLKDNDTRMDDGKNISGKFIFEFNDDNSKILVHTIENIEIIKNKNYSKLLSFSC; from the coding sequence ATGATGATAAGATCAAGAATTTTTGCCAGATTTCAAAGTtctcaaagaaaaattgcaAATTTAGGGTCCATCGTTGAATATTTAAGGAACGACGGAATAATTAACTTACTTGATAAGAATTTTGAACAAAAGtatattgatgaaaatataagaCTAAGGATACTATATCTACGGAGCAACAATGATTTAATCAATCATTATAACATTTGTTCGGGACGAAGGAAATATAACGGTTCGATCAATGTAGTAAGattgataatgaataaCTTTTTGTTCGATAGGAAACCTCATTTGCATATCCTCTCAACCGAAACAGTTGTTGGCCAAAAGGCGCCAAGTAAGACATATGAGTATGTTACCGATAACGATAAGATCGTTATCAGATGGCAAACGTGTGTCTTGAACGACAACAAAACAAGGTACCATCGGGATGGACGGTATaccaaaaataatatgCATCATTTACTACAGCCACATTTGGTGGAGAAGATAAGAACGCAAGATGAAACAAAGTTGAAGGATAATGACACACGTATGGACGATGGTAAGAATATATCTGGGAAATTTATATTCGAATTCAATGACGacaattcaaaaattcttgtacatacaattgaaaatatcgaaattattaaaaataaaaattatagtAAGCTATTAAGCTTTTCttgttga
- the TPHA0J00710 gene encoding translation initiation factor 2A (similar to Saccharomyces cerevisiae YGR054W; ancestral locus Anc_4.194) — protein MSSQFLLKTSQTVELFNGYPAFNEYNDLNENSSITSALLAPCGRFLATSTDSTVKVFTGDQFDSLLCQLDLKNVYDLKFSPSGNFLGTWERASIQDPEHKNVKIWFLNKQFETGVEVKPSYQYQSKSQNGWFLQFSKLDNFAIKLFKKELRLVKLDLNSDEVGFDFTKPYGKIVQESEQQSFTTYLISPAEFPTVCTFTPEKSGKPAQLTIWPVLEGTIAKKIATKTFFKADSCQLKWNDLGNAVLCIATTDFDASNKSYYGENTLYLLSFQGVNGSLGGTSVRVPLSKEGPIHDVSWSPTSRQFGVIFGFMPAQITFFDMRGNIVHSLPEQSKNTMIFSPSARYILIAGFGNLQGSVEILDRHDKFKCITKFNAANTSVCKWSPGGEFIMTATTSPRLRVDNGVKIWHVTGNMVFIKEFKELLKVDWRPKPNYKTSIINEKPSHIIKDWTTKLNDENTAIDPKITNKQQLDIHESVKDYELKHPNKSKSVSADGAAKKPSGTYKPPHARRAEANGTARTVPGMAIVNAKASKAATTTIPGMAPKESKTASKNKKKRASKTKQEGDSADSPGKAVEVTTTVNSDVTVNKEASPEEKKIRSLLKKLRAIETLKQRQSAGDKLEDTQILKIKTEEKVLKDLKDLGWDE, from the coding sequence ATGTCTTCtcaatttttattgaagacTTCGCAAACAGTGGAGCTATTTAATGGTTATCCAGCGTTCAACGAGTATAATGATTTGAATGAGAACAGTTCTATCACTTCTGCATTATTAGCCCCATGCGGTAGATTTTTGGCTACTTCTACCGACAGCACTGTTAAAGTATTCACTGGTGATCAATTTGATAGTTTGTTGTGCCAATTAGATTTGAAAAACGTTTATGATTTGAAATTCTCACCTTCTGGTAACTTTTTGGGAACTTGGGAAAGAGCCTCTATTCAAGATCCTGAACATAAGAATGTTAAAATTTGgtttttgaataaacaGTTTGAAACTGGTGTTGAAGTTAAACCAtcttatcaatatcaatcAAAATCACAAAATGGTTGGTTTTTGCAATTTTCAAAACTAGATAATTTTGctataaaattattcaaaaaagaattaagaTTAGTTAAACTAGATTTGAATTCAGATGAAGTAGGATTCGATTTCACAAAACCTTATGGTAAGATTGTACAAGAAAGTGAACAACAAAGTTTTACTACTTATTTGATTTCGCCTGCCGAATTTCCAACTGTTTGTACTTTCACTCCGGAAAAATCAGGAAAACCAGCACAGTTGACTATTTGGCCAGTTTTAGAAGGTACGATTGCTAAAAAAATCGCAACAAAGACTTTCTTTAAAGCAGACTCATGTCAATTAAAATGGAATGATCTAGGGAATGCAGTTTTATGTATTGCCACTACAGATTTTGATGCTTCAAACAAATCATACTATGGTGAGAATACACTATATTTATTAAGCTTCCAAGGTGTAAATGGCTCCTTAGGTGGTACTTCGGTTAGGGTCCCACTATCTAAAGAAGGTCCGATCCATGATGTTTCTTGGTCTCCAACTTCGAGACAATTCGGTGTCATTTTCGGTTTCATGCCTGCCCAAATCACATTCTTCGATATGAGAGGTAACATTGTTCATTCATTACCAGAACAATCTAAGAACACTATGATTTTTTCTCCATCTGcaagatatatattgattgCAGGTTTTGGCAACTTGCAAGGTTCTGTTGAAATTTTAGATCGTCATGATAAATTCAAGTGCATAACAAAATTCAATGCAGCAAATACATCTGTTTGTAAATGGTCTCCAGGTGGCGAATTCATTATGACCGCAACAACTTCTCCAAGGTTAAGAGTTGATAACGGTGTTAAAATATGGCATGTTACAGGTAATATGGTgtttataaaagaatttaaagaattattgaaagttGATTGGAGACCAAAGCCAAACTACAAAACATCGataattaatgaaaaaccTTCTCACATCATAAAAGATTGGACTACAAAGTTAAATGACGAAAATACTGCCATCGATCCAAAAATTACTAATAAACAACAGTTAGATATTCACGAAAGTGTAAAGGACTATGAATTAAAACATCCAAACAAAAGTAAAAGTGTTTCCGCTGATGGAGCCGCCAAAAAGCCAAGTGGTACTTATAAACCTCCACATGCAAGAAGAGCTGAAGCTAATGGCACCGCTAGAACAGTCCCAGGCATGGCCATTGTTAATGCCAAAGCCAGTAAAGCTGCCACTACTACAATTCCAGGTATGGCTCCAAAGGAATCTAAAACTGCatccaaaaataaaaagaagagaGCAAGCAAAACTAAGCAAGAAGGTGATAGTGCTGATTCCCCAGGAAAGGCTGTTGAAGTTACAACCACTGTTAATTCAGACGTTACTGTTAACAAAGAGGCTTCTCcagaagaaaagaagattAGATCATtgttaaagaaattgagAGCTATTGAAACACTAAAACAAAGACAAAGTGCTGGTGACAAATTAGAAGACACCCAAATTCTAAAGATCAAAACTGAAGAAAAGGTCttgaaagatttaaaagatttggGTTGGGATGAATAG
- the ILV5 gene encoding ketol-acid reductoisomerase (similar to Saccharomyces cerevisiae ILV5 (YLR355C); ancestral locus Anc_4.190), translated as MLRTQAARLICNSRVVTAKRTFALAARSINNGAMGNAAQSVAAKKFLTPMIATRGLKQINFGGTVETVYERADWPKEKLLNYFKNDTFALIGYGSQGYGQGLNLRDNGLNVIIGVRKNGASWKAAVEDGWVPGENLFEVEEAIKKGNYVMNLLSDAAQSETWNTVKSLLTKDKTLYFSHGFSPVFKDLTHVEPPKDIDVILVAPKGSGRTVRSLFKEGRGINSSYAVWNDVSGKANEKAQALAVAIGSGYVYKTTFEREVTSDLYGERGCLMGGIHGMFLAQYEVLRENGHSPSEAFNETVEEATQSLYPLIGKYGMDYMYDACSTTARRGALDWYPIFKDALKPVFEDLYESTKNGSETKRSLEFNSQPDYREKLEGELQTIRNMEIWKVGKEVRKLRPENN; from the coding sequence ATGCTAAGAACACAGGCTGCTAGATTGATCTGTAACTCCCGTGTCGTTACCGCTAAGAGAACTTTTGCTTTAGCTGCTCGTTCCATCAATAATGGTGCAATGGGCAATGCTGCTCAATCCGTCGCTGCTAAGAAATTCTTAACTCCTATGATCGCTACTAGAGGTTTGAAGCAAATCAACTTTGGTGGTACCGTTGAGACTGTCTATGAAAGGGCTGACTGGCCAAAGGAAAAGTTATTGAACTACTTCAAGAACGACACCTTCGCTTTAATCGGTTACGGTTCTCAAGGTTATGGTCAAGGTTTGAACTTGAGAGACAACGGTTTAAACGTCATTATTGGTGTTAGAAAGAATGGTGCCTCTTGGAAGGCCGCTGTCGAAGATGGTTGGGTCCCAGGCGAGAACTTATTCGAAGTCGAAGAAGCCATCAAGAAGGGTAACTACGTAATGAACTTGTTATCCGATGCCGCTCAATCAGAAACTTGGAACACTGTTAAATCGTTATTGACCAAGGACAAGACTTTATACTTCTCTCATGGGTTTTCTCCAGTTTTCAAGGATTTGACTCATGTTGAACCACCAAAGGATATCGATGTCATCTTAGTCGCTCCAAAGGGCTCCGGTAGAACCGTTAGATCTTTATTCAAAGAAGGTCGTGGTATTAACTCCTCCTACGCTGTCTGGAATGACGTTTCCGGAAAGGCCAATGAAAAAGCTCAAGCGTTAGCTGTTGCCATCGGTTCTGGTTATGTTTATAAGACTACTTTTGAAAGAGAAGTCACTTCCGATTTATACGGTGAAAGAGGTTGTTTAATGGGTGGTATCCATGGTATGTTCTTAGCCCAATACGAGGTTCTAAGAGAAAACGGCCATTCTCCATCTGAAGCTTTCAACGAAACCGTCGAAGAAGCTACACAATCTCTATACCCATTAATCGGTAAATACGGTATGGACTACATGTACGATGCCTGTTCCACTACTGCCAGAAGAGGTGCTTTAGATTGGTACCCAATTTTCAAGGATGCTTTGAAACCAGTCTTTGAAGACTTGTACGAATCCACCAAGAACGGTTCCGAAACCAAGAGATCTTTGGAATTCAACTCTCAACCAGACTACAGAGAGAAATTAGAAGGCGAATTGCAAACCATTAGAAATATGGAAATCTGGAAGGTCGGTAAAGAAGTTAGAAAGCTAAGACCAGAAAACAACTAG
- the TPHA0J00690 gene encoding uncharacterized protein (similar to Saccharomyces cerevisiae SCM4 (YGR049W) and YLR356W; ancestral locus Anc_4.191) has protein sequence MSVCLGVTKTIAVSSLGLYAGLLTTTTIVTAATPISVLVPHRKDENDTVLTKYVKAIVCNLGKLSTVLSGLSTVFFGFSYFKAPASAQHPYLLYGMAVAPATFGYLYISSKVSHFIASRSNKTAKADKSPSPQTSLGDSTVDLGKDFKHPKIDSNSDAKCPFSPAAANQDPKCPFGSSADGYPSETAHANCNASMVRDLAIISVFSIAGFAQSVLGIYGEGQFA, from the coding sequence atgtccGTCTGTTTAGGTGTTACCAAGACCATTGCTGTCTCTTCATTGGGTTTATATGCCGGTCTACTGACTACTACAACCATTGTCACTGCAGCTACTCCAATTTCAGTTTTAGTCCCACACAGAAAggatgaaaatgatacCGTCCTAACCAAGTATGTCAAGGCCATCGTCTGTAACTTAGGTAAATTATCCACTGTCTTAAGCGGTCTATCTACTGTTTTTTTCGGTTTTAGTTACTTCAAAGCTCCAGCTTCTGCTCAACATCCATATTTGTTATACGGTATGGCTGTCGCACCAGCTACTTTCGGTTATTTATACATCTCTTCCAAGGTTTCTCATTTCATTGCTTCTAGAAGCAATAAAACTGCGAAGGCCGACAAGTCTCCATCCCCACAAACCTCTCTAGGTGACTCCACTGTCGACTTAGGTAAGGACTTCAAGCATCCAAAGATTGACTCCAACTCAGACGCCAAATGTCCATTCAGTCCAGCTGCCGCTAACCAAGATCCAAAATGTCCATTCGGTTCCTCTGCTGATGGCTACCCATCTGAAACCGCTCATGCTAACTGTAATGCCTCCATGGTCCGTGATTTGGCTATCATCTCTGTCTTCAGTATCGCTGGTTTCGCTCAATCTGTCTTGGGTATCTACGGTGAAGGCCAATTTGCTTGA
- the RME1 gene encoding Rme1p (similar to Saccharomyces cerevisiae RME1 (YGR044C); ancestral locus Anc_4.189), which translates to MSKKSVVSNASLNTLLEPGDNRDEAFSSGSQLDTKFGPSNPPYSQNKGAKGNYAVSKPSSNTLGSLSDYKARSILDNNRDKPALNNFDNNPASKLPNYPLPHNSYSSYFTNIVNKVNGTSEQPNKMLSPDWTLNKEIPRELSFDIDTIISQEIPRPDDNAKVQNTNFTPKDSDWSKPSKFPSQGQPIKKLSTLFPTPMTALPYPTSRPQTGNNTPVSSSSFYMPQNFGSNYSNSLNYAPFNLATDSPVNPGTPPNLASHASFYSTSNPTSNPATARPTSANKDRPIGQTANIEAALGVNQSTTPNFIANLEHAASVADTQISGFNQQYGNKLYKNSALANSGNSLIKPLLLDNSLIGYHAMLQNQSQGQTQAQGQTGSRTPVGGGSRTNLISNGYPTQAGQNYSSPAMANTDSTFMNGSSLTPILPVTSGLSTGSLGSLPPSANGRSKVVNILDSSLGKLPFNTNDSASNNGGIAAAGSQQQLQQLPLEQQLYMDSKLMSTISKKHKRGYYKCTHCPETFASIFEYAKHMDSFGIRREYKCPFELCPWKILGLPRRSDLRRHCAIQHKDELSDTLKKELNLNDEMYPILDCPHQYCDKTFIRKDSYNRHFSIVHKEANSRFNKRLAQVLETCPSFDDEDEMRTYIKNKLKNFRRRSSKKK; encoded by the coding sequence ATGTCCAAGAAATCAGTAGTATCCAATGCATCATTAAACACTCTTCTTGAGCCGGGCGATAATAGAGACGAAGCCTTTTCTAGCGGGAGTCAGCTTGATACAAAATTTGGTCCATCGAATCCACCTTATTCACAGAACAAAGGCGCTAAGGGTAACTATGCGGTGTCTAAACCTTCGAGTAACACCTTGGGATCATTGTCAGATTACAAAGCAAGATCGATATTGGACAACAACAGAGACAAGCCTgcattgaataattttgacAACAACCCTGCCAGTAAGCTACCAAATTATCCATTACCGCATAATAGTTACAGTTCATACTTCACAAACATTGTCAATAAGGTCAACGGCACAAGTGAACAACCAAACAAGATGCTGTCTCCAGACTGGACTCTGAATAAAGAAATACCCAGAGAGTTGTCATTCGACATTGACACAATTATCAGCCAGGAGATCCCCAGACCAGACGATAATGCCAAAGTGCAGAACACCAATTTTACTCCCAAGGACTCTGACTGGTCGAAGCCGTCTAAATTCCCTTCGCAGGGTCAACCAATAAAAAAACTGTCTACTCTTTTCCCTACGCCGATGACAGCGTTGCCGTACCCCACCTCGAGGCCCCAGACAGGCAACAACACGCCAGTTTCGTCCTCATCGTTCTACATGCCGCAGAACTTCGGCTCCAACTACAGCAACTCTCTAAACTACGCGCCATTCAACCTGGCCACGGACTCGCCGGTGAACCCGGGCACTCCCCCAAACCTGGCCTCGCATGCCAGCTTCTATTCAACCTCGAACCCGACCTCGAACCCGGCCACCGCCAGACCAACCAGTGCCAACAAGGACAGGCCCATAGGCCAGACAGCCAACATAGAAGCTGCTCTCGGTGTAAACCAGAGCACGACGCCCAATTTTATTGCCAATCTCGAACACGCCGCCAGCGTCGCCGACACGCAGATCTCGGGCTTCAACCAACAGTACGGGAACAAACTGTACAAGAACAGCGCGCTTGCCAACAGCGGAAACAGCCTGATCAAGCCACTCCTTCTGGACAACTCGCTTATTGGGTATCATGCGATGTTGCAGAACCAGAGCCAAGGCCAGACCCAAGCGCAAGGCCAAACCGGCAGCCGGACGCCAGTTGGTGGAGGGTCGCGCACGAACCTGATATCCAACGGGTATCCGACGCAGGCTGGACAGAACTACAGCAGCCCCGCGATGGCAAATACCGACAGCACGTTCATGAACGGCAGCAGTCTGACGCCGATTCTGCCGGTCACGTCGGGCCTTTCTACCGGCAGTCTCGGCAGCTTGCCGCCATCAGCGAACGGCAGATCCAAAGTAGTGAACATCCTTGATTCCTCTCTGGGCAAGCTCCCCTTCAACACTAACGACAGCGCCAGCAACAACGGTGGCATCGCGGCTGCCGGATCACAACAGCAGCTGCAACAGCTCCCCTTGGAGCAACAGCTGTACATGGACAGCAAACTGATGAGCACCATCTCGAAGAAGCACAAGCGTGGGTACTACAAGTGCACACACTGCCCCGAGACGTTTGCCAGTATCTTCGAGTACGCCAAGCACATGGACAGTTTTGGCATCCGCCGCGAGTACAAGTGCCCATTCGAGCTGTGTCCCTGGAAGATCCTCGGCCTTCCGCGGCGGTCGGACCTGCGCCGGCATTGTGCCATCCAGCACAAAGACGAGCTGTCCGACACGCTGAAGAAAGAACTGAACCTGAACGACGAGATGTACCCGATCCTGGACTGTCCGCACCAGTACTGCGACAAGACCTTCATCCGGAAGGACTCGTACAACCGCCACTTCAGCATTGTGCACAAGGAGGCGAACTCGCGGTTCAACAAACGACTAGCGCAGGTCCTGGAGACATGCCCTAGTTTCGATGACGAAGATGAGATGCGGACATACATTAAGAACAAGCTCAAAAACTTTAGAAGACGTAGTTCcaaaaagaaatag